One window of the Corallococcus exiguus genome contains the following:
- a CDS encoding polysaccharide biosynthesis/export family protein has protein sequence MGMRRTGFWTVMGMLLLSGCAHQQTLKVDNAEQPYRIGREDVLDVSVWRDQELSRTVPVRPDGFISIPMVGEIQAAGKTPTELAEALSSGLQPYVQEPRVTVIVREVNSSRVFVTGEVAHPGAYPLRGRVSLLQAIALAGGFTDFANSDGIVVIRTDGKGGQIPVRYSDLVSPDGESVILRPGDTVVVP, from the coding sequence ATGGGAATGCGGCGCACGGGGTTCTGGACGGTGATGGGGATGCTCCTCCTGTCGGGTTGTGCTCACCAGCAGACGCTGAAGGTCGACAACGCGGAGCAGCCCTACCGCATCGGCCGCGAGGACGTGCTCGACGTGAGCGTGTGGCGCGATCAGGAGCTGTCGCGCACGGTGCCGGTGCGCCCCGACGGTTTCATCTCCATTCCGATGGTGGGGGAGATCCAGGCCGCGGGCAAGACGCCCACGGAGCTGGCGGAGGCGCTCAGTTCGGGCCTGCAGCCGTACGTGCAGGAGCCGCGCGTGACGGTCATCGTCCGCGAGGTCAACAGCAGCCGCGTCTTCGTCACGGGCGAAGTGGCCCACCCGGGCGCCTACCCGCTGCGCGGCCGCGTGTCGCTGCTGCAGGCCATCGCGCTGGCCGGCGGCTTCACGGACTTCGCCAACTCGGACGGCATCGTCGTCATCCGCACGGACGGCAAGGGCGGGCAGATTCCGGTGCGCTACAGCGACCTGGTCTCCCCCGACGGCGAGAGCGTCATCCTGCGGCCGGGTGACACCGTCGTCGTCCCGTGA